A single genomic interval of Hyphomicrobium methylovorum harbors:
- a CDS encoding patatin-like phospholipase family protein: protein MAGKSAARKKPVRETRFVDLALQGGGSHGAFTWGVLDRLLEEPWLTIDGVSGTSAGAMNAAVLVSGYAKGGAEGARAALDTYWSNVARAARFSPFQRTPLDVMLGRWTLDTSPVFVAMDFMSRVFSPYDLNPGGANPLNDILAECIDFDRLRDAPIKLFVTATNVHTGRGRVFRNQDITPDVLIASACLPSLFQAVEIDGESYWDGGYSGNPTITPLVRECSSQDTILVQINPIERREIPRSARDILNRLNEVSFNAVLLKELRMIAMLRQVADAGNCEGAKWAGMRIHRIAGDIMASLGYSSKLNAEWEFLCMLRDEGRRSAEAFLQTDGKSIGINSTFDLDMLLEGV, encoded by the coding sequence ATGGCTGGAAAGTCTGCGGCTCGAAAGAAGCCGGTGCGAGAGACTCGTTTCGTTGATTTGGCATTACAGGGGGGCGGCTCACACGGCGCTTTCACTTGGGGTGTGCTTGATCGCCTTCTCGAGGAGCCGTGGCTCACCATCGACGGCGTATCCGGTACGTCGGCGGGGGCGATGAACGCTGCTGTTCTGGTTTCCGGTTATGCAAAGGGCGGAGCGGAAGGTGCGCGAGCCGCCTTGGATACGTACTGGAGCAATGTCGCGCGGGCGGCACGCTTTAGTCCGTTTCAGCGGACGCCTCTCGATGTGATGCTTGGGCGGTGGACGCTCGATACGTCGCCGGTGTTTGTCGCGATGGATTTCATGTCGCGCGTTTTCTCGCCTTACGATTTGAATCCCGGCGGTGCAAATCCTCTCAATGACATTCTTGCCGAATGCATCGACTTTGATCGGCTCCGAGATGCGCCGATCAAACTGTTCGTGACGGCAACAAACGTGCACACGGGTCGCGGTCGCGTCTTCCGCAATCAAGATATTACCCCGGATGTGCTTATTGCTTCGGCGTGTTTGCCGTCTCTCTTTCAGGCGGTTGAGATTGATGGAGAAAGCTATTGGGACGGTGGCTACTCCGGCAATCCCACAATCACGCCGCTCGTCCGGGAATGTTCGTCGCAGGATACGATACTTGTTCAGATCAATCCGATTGAACGGCGCGAGATACCGCGCTCCGCGCGCGATATTCTCAATCGGCTCAACGAAGTTTCCTTCAATGCGGTCCTGCTGAAAGAACTGCGCATGATCGCGATGCTAAGACAGGTCGCGGATGCGGGGAACTGCGAAGGCGCGAAGTGGGCCGGTATGCGGATCCATCGCATCGCGGGCGATATCATGGCGTCACTCGGTTATTCGTCGAAGCTCAACGCCGAGTGGGAATTTCTGTGCATGTTGCGTGACGAGGGGCGGCGTTCAGCCGAGGCGTTTCTGCAGACTGACGGAAAGAGCATCGGAATAAACTCGACCTTCGATCTCGATATGCTGCTGGAAGGAGTTTGA